Proteins co-encoded in one uncultured Draconibacterium sp. genomic window:
- a CDS encoding NEW3 domain-containing protein, which yields MKDLKIYFSSFFMLFLTSMVTSSAFANSLNSIEIYTPYTKVSVSPGKTVSYKLDIINNGTQTVNKNIVISNMPRSWDYSLTAGGQNIEKLAILPDSKKTLDLKVEIPFKVRKGNYTFYAKAGNSASLPITINVSSAGSNETELSCDQRNMEGTSKSNFSFRAVLKNKTASKQQYALMASAPRGWTVAIKPNSRQATSTEVEANGTKNISYDIKAPSAVKAGTYKIPVKVVSGSTSASLEFEVVITGTYELEFGTPSGLQSAKMTAGDEKRVELVVNNKGTTELENIELSASKPRNWEVTFEPKKIAKLGPGKSETVYATIKADKKAIPGDYVSKITAKTPEVNETLSFRVMVKTPMLMGWLGVIIILLALGGVAFLFKKYGRR from the coding sequence ATGAAAGATTTAAAAATTTACTTCAGTAGCTTTTTTATGCTGTTTCTTACTTCGATGGTAACAAGCAGTGCTTTTGCCAATTCTTTAAACAGCATTGAAATTTATACTCCCTACACCAAGGTTTCGGTTTCGCCCGGAAAAACTGTGAGTTATAAACTCGACATAATAAATAACGGAACACAAACCGTTAATAAGAATATTGTTATCAGTAACATGCCTCGTAGCTGGGATTATTCGCTTACGGCAGGCGGGCAGAACATTGAAAAACTTGCTATTCTTCCTGACAGTAAAAAGACTTTGGATTTGAAAGTTGAGATTCCTTTTAAAGTACGAAAAGGCAATTATACTTTCTATGCAAAAGCCGGAAATAGTGCCAGTTTACCCATTACCATTAATGTATCTTCGGCAGGGTCGAATGAGACGGAACTAAGTTGCGATCAGCGGAATATGGAAGGTACTTCGAAATCGAATTTTAGCTTTAGGGCTGTGTTGAAGAATAAAACTGCCTCGAAACAACAATACGCGTTAATGGCTAGTGCTCCACGTGGTTGGACTGTGGCTATAAAACCCAATAGCAGGCAAGCCACATCAACCGAGGTAGAGGCTAACGGAACAAAAAACATTTCTTACGATATTAAAGCGCCATCAGCAGTAAAAGCCGGAACCTATAAAATACCGGTAAAAGTGGTGTCGGGGAGCACCTCTGCTTCGCTTGAATTCGAAGTGGTTATAACCGGAACTTACGAATTGGAATTTGGAACGCCATCGGGATTGCAAAGTGCAAAGATGACGGCCGGAGATGAAAAAAGGGTAGAATTAGTTGTTAATAATAAGGGCACTACTGAACTTGAAAATATAGAATTAAGTGCCAGTAAACCACGGAACTGGGAGGTGACATTCGAACCTAAAAAAATTGCAAAACTGGGACCGGGAAAAAGTGAAACGGTTTATGCTACCATAAAGGCCGATAAAAAAGCTATTCCGGGAGATTATGTGAGCAAAATTACAGCAAAAACACCGGAAGTGAATGAGACGCTTTCTTTTAGAGTAATGGTGAAAACTCCAATGTTGATGGGGTGGTTGGGTGTAATTATTATTTTGCTGGCTCTGGGGGGTGTTGCATTCTTATTTAAAAAATATGGAAGGAGGTAA
- a CDS encoding HU family DNA-binding protein, which translates to MNKAQLLDAMAEKAGLSKADAKKALDAFVGATTDALKAGDRVALIGFGSFSVSERGARTGRNPQTGKEITIPAKKVVKFKAGAELADAVS; encoded by the coding sequence ATGAACAAAGCTCAATTACTTGATGCGATGGCCGAAAAAGCAGGCCTTAGTAAAGCTGATGCTAAAAAAGCTCTTGATGCATTTGTAGGTGCTACTACAGACGCTCTTAAAGCTGGAGACCGTGTTGCACTTATTGGATTCGGTTCTTTCTCTGTTTCTGAACGTGGTGCCAGAACTGGTAGAAATCCTCAAACAGGAAAAGAAATTACAATTCCAGCAAAAAAAGTTGTAAAATTTAAAGCTGGTGCTGAATTAGCAGATGCTGTATCGTAA
- a CDS encoding RNA methyltransferase, with amino-acid sequence MDKKLLEYLSGYLTPQRLELFENVLNKRTRHLTIVLEDIYQKQNASAVLRTCDCFGIQDVHIIEDRNEFQVNREIAMGASKWLSLHKYNSKEHNALDTIQTLKKQGYRIVATTPHNNDLELQDFDIAKGKTALVFGSELPGITETIMQEADEFLKIPMYGFTESFNISVSAAIILHHLTMKMRDSKDLNWQLSADEKDELKMEWIRKTIKRSKLIEKRYWEENKKK; translated from the coding sequence ATGGACAAAAAACTTCTTGAATACCTTTCCGGTTACCTTACACCACAACGACTGGAGCTTTTTGAAAATGTATTAAACAAACGCACCAGACACCTTACGATTGTTTTGGAAGACATTTATCAGAAACAAAATGCTAGCGCAGTTTTGCGCACCTGCGATTGTTTTGGTATTCAGGATGTACATATTATAGAAGACCGCAACGAATTTCAGGTAAATCGCGAAATTGCCATGGGAGCCTCAAAATGGTTGTCGTTACATAAATACAATAGTAAAGAACATAATGCGCTTGACACCATACAAACCCTAAAAAAGCAAGGTTACCGAATTGTTGCGACCACTCCGCATAACAACGATTTGGAATTACAGGATTTTGATATTGCCAAAGGAAAAACGGCATTGGTTTTTGGCTCGGAACTACCGGGAATAACAGAAACAATTATGCAGGAAGCTGATGAATTCCTGAAGATTCCGATGTATGGTTTTACCGAAAGTTTTAATATATCGGTTTCTGCTGCAATCATTTTACATCACCTTACTATGAAAATGAGAGACAGCAAAGACCTGAACTGGCAATTAAGTGCTGACGAAAAGGATGAACTCAAAATGGAATGGATACGAAAAACCATTAAACGAAGTAAACTAATCGAGAAACGCTATTGGGAGGAGAACAAAAAGAAATAG
- a CDS encoding ABC transporter permease subunit, which produces MHESASNRIRPFGVIVNKEISDIVRSWRFLIMLGLIFLTCMGSLYAALNDFSSAIKASNAEGSFFFLKLFTHSDGTLPSFIVFVSFLGPLLGISLGFDSINQEQNKGTLSRILAQPIYRDYVLNAKFLAALIVLSILFIVLSLLVLGFGLIFIGIPPTAEEFLRIIFFALVTVLYVAFWLNLSMLFSVKFNQAATSALAGISIWLFFTIFFGMIVNLIAKGFAPTMFVSQNQVIAFQRFVQNIMRINPSQLFNDATTSLLMPTVRSLGPLTMEQMKGAIPSPLPLGQSLMLVWPQVTALVAGTIMFFAIAYTLFMRREIRSR; this is translated from the coding sequence ATGCATGAATCAGCGAGTAACAGAATAAGACCTTTTGGTGTAATTGTAAACAAAGAAATATCTGATATCGTCAGAAGCTGGCGTTTTTTAATAATGCTTGGCCTGATCTTTTTAACTTGTATGGGCTCTTTGTATGCTGCTTTAAACGATTTTTCATCGGCCATTAAAGCAAGTAATGCTGAAGGGAGTTTTTTCTTTCTAAAGTTGTTTACCCACTCAGATGGAACTCTTCCTTCGTTTATTGTTTTTGTGAGTTTCTTAGGGCCGTTATTAGGCATTAGCCTTGGCTTCGACAGTATTAATCAGGAGCAAAATAAAGGAACTTTAAGCCGGATTTTAGCTCAGCCTATTTACCGAGATTATGTGCTGAATGCAAAATTTCTGGCGGCATTAATTGTTTTAAGCATATTGTTTATTGTGCTTAGTCTTTTAGTACTTGGTTTTGGCTTAATATTTATAGGTATTCCGCCTACAGCAGAGGAATTTTTACGGATTATCTTTTTTGCACTGGTAACTGTTTTGTATGTGGCCTTCTGGCTAAACTTGTCCATGCTTTTTTCGGTGAAGTTCAATCAGGCCGCAACCTCGGCATTGGCAGGAATTTCAATTTGGTTGTTTTTCACCATCTTTTTTGGAATGATTGTTAATCTTATTGCCAAAGGATTTGCTCCAACGATGTTTGTTAGTCAAAATCAGGTAATTGCATTTCAACGTTTTGTGCAAAATATTATGCGCATAAATCCGAGCCAGTTATTTAACGATGCTACTACTTCGCTGCTTATGCCAACTGTGCGGAGTTTGGGACCTTTAACAATGGAACAAATGAAAGGAGCAATTCCCAGCCCATTGCCACTTGGACAAAGTTTAATGTTGGTTTGGCCACAAGTTACAGCACTTGTTGCCGGAACTATTATGTTTTTTGCTATTGCATACACTTTATTTATGCGGCGTGAAATACGTTCGCGTTAA
- a CDS encoding glycosyltransferase family 2 protein, which yields MILSLLFWGFLFILFYTYVGYALLLWFFVAIKKLSSRCNISSKDYGYEPEVCLFVTAFNEKDYINQKVNNAFSLDYPKEKIQYVWVTDGSDDGSPEMLEQVKELEVYHQPERRGKMHAMNRGMKFVKAPIVIFSDSNTVLGKESIREIVECFCKPEVGCVAGEKRIVQKDEEAAAGAGEGLYWKMESWIKRKDWELNSAVGAVGELFAIRTDLFEEVEPDTLLDDFVISLRIAQRGYKIAYAPNAYAEETASLNVKEELKRKVRIAAGGIQTIIRLKGLLNPFKNGILSWQYLSHKVLRWAIAPPALFLLFIVNFLLVVTANSWEANNFYALVLYLQLVCYMAVGLGWYFENKKVRLKALFVPYYFVMINYASILGIIRYAKGRQSVNWEKSKRAG from the coding sequence ATGATCCTAAGCCTTTTATTCTGGGGGTTTTTATTCATATTGTTTTATACCTATGTGGGGTATGCACTTTTGCTGTGGTTTTTTGTGGCGATAAAGAAACTGTCCAGCCGATGTAATATCTCATCAAAAGACTATGGCTACGAGCCCGAAGTTTGTCTGTTTGTAACCGCTTTTAACGAGAAAGATTACATCAATCAGAAAGTAAACAATGCTTTTTCGCTTGATTATCCCAAAGAAAAAATTCAATATGTGTGGGTAACTGATGGCTCAGATGATGGGAGCCCTGAAATGTTAGAGCAAGTAAAGGAACTGGAAGTTTATCATCAGCCTGAACGACGTGGAAAAATGCACGCCATGAATCGGGGGATGAAATTTGTAAAAGCACCTATCGTGATTTTTTCCGACTCTAACACTGTTCTTGGAAAGGAATCCATTCGTGAGATTGTAGAGTGTTTTTGCAAGCCGGAGGTTGGTTGTGTGGCAGGGGAGAAGCGTATTGTGCAGAAAGACGAAGAAGCTGCGGCCGGTGCAGGTGAAGGTTTGTATTGGAAAATGGAATCGTGGATAAAACGAAAAGATTGGGAATTGAATTCGGCAGTTGGCGCAGTGGGTGAGCTATTTGCCATTCGCACTGACCTTTTCGAGGAGGTGGAACCTGATACTTTGCTTGATGATTTTGTTATCTCGTTGCGTATTGCCCAACGAGGATATAAAATTGCGTATGCTCCAAATGCTTATGCCGAGGAAACTGCTTCGTTGAATGTAAAAGAAGAGTTGAAACGTAAAGTTAGAATTGCTGCCGGAGGAATTCAAACCATCATACGATTGAAAGGACTGCTCAATCCATTTAAAAATGGCATTTTGAGCTGGCAGTATCTTTCGCACAAAGTTTTGCGTTGGGCTATTGCTCCGCCAGCTTTGTTCCTTTTATTTATTGTTAATTTTTTGTTGGTAGTGACTGCCAATAGTTGGGAGGCGAATAACTTTTATGCGCTGGTTTTATACCTGCAGCTTGTGTGTTACATGGCTGTCGGGCTTGGCTGGTATTTCGAAAACAAAAAGGTGCGGTTGAAAGCACTTTTTGTGCCCTACTATTTTGTAATGATTAATTATGCGTCTATTCTGGGTATTATTCGTTACGCAAAAGGCCGTCAGTCGGTAAACTGGGAAAAATCAAAAAGGGCAGGTTAG
- a CDS encoding LptF/LptG family permease, with translation MKRLHLFVIRSFLGPFFMTFFIVVFVLLMQFLWKYVDDLVGKGLDFKVLGEMMFYASFALLPLAFPLAMLLASIMTFGALGENYELVAMKASGISLFRIMRPLIVIAILITGIAFYFSNNILPKTNLKFSTLLYSVKKQRPELVLQEGVFTNEIDGYSIKVGKRNNDTKMLYDLLIYDHTKNKPNVSVTVADSGLLHITEDKKYMVLNLYSGETYEEQNQNSRNSKKDETYPYRRDRFEEQMIRVKVRDFDFNRRDESIFKNQYRMLTIDQLVTADDSLTDDYYGRLRNYVMQININPTIARRMYNLTAKADSLKRNIEEVKADSVFDFDAYYSGLDKWVQADIAKSALDKARGNMQQVNMFQSQLYNKKKTLNKYRMERHRKFTLSIAVLIFFFIGAPLGAIIRKGGLGMPVVVSIFLFILYYIVSMSGEKTAREDVWAMFNGMWFSSYIFLPIGVWLTYKAATDSAIMTAETYTKFFARLGLGRFFKKKKSND, from the coding sequence ATGAAACGTCTACACCTTTTTGTTATAAGATCTTTTCTAGGGCCATTCTTTATGACCTTTTTTATTGTGGTTTTTGTGCTGCTTATGCAGTTCCTGTGGAAGTACGTAGACGACCTGGTGGGTAAAGGGCTCGATTTTAAAGTGCTGGGCGAAATGATGTTTTACGCTTCGTTTGCTTTACTGCCATTGGCTTTTCCGCTGGCTATGCTACTGGCATCGATTATGACTTTTGGGGCACTGGGCGAAAATTACGAGCTGGTGGCAATGAAAGCTTCCGGGATTTCGCTTTTCAGAATTATGCGGCCATTAATAGTAATTGCAATACTAATTACCGGAATCGCTTTTTATTTTTCAAATAACATTCTTCCGAAAACAAACCTGAAATTCTCAACCCTCTTATACAGTGTGAAAAAGCAGCGGCCCGAGTTGGTTTTACAGGAAGGTGTTTTTACAAATGAAATAGATGGTTACAGCATTAAAGTTGGTAAACGTAATAATGATACAAAAATGCTGTACGATCTGCTGATATACGATCACACCAAAAATAAACCCAACGTAAGTGTTACGGTTGCCGACTCGGGATTATTACACATTACAGAAGATAAAAAATACATGGTGCTGAATCTGTATAGTGGAGAAACCTACGAGGAGCAGAATCAGAATTCGCGAAACAGCAAAAAAGACGAAACATACCCATACCGCCGCGATCGGTTTGAGGAGCAGATGATAAGGGTAAAAGTCCGCGATTTTGATTTTAACCGCCGCGATGAAAGTATTTTCAAGAATCAGTACCGCATGCTTACGATTGATCAGTTGGTGACTGCCGATGACAGTTTAACGGATGATTATTACGGCCGTTTGCGGAATTATGTGATGCAGATTAATATAAATCCGACAATTGCCCGGCGGATGTATAATTTGACTGCAAAAGCTGATTCGTTGAAACGCAATATTGAGGAAGTAAAAGCTGATTCGGTATTTGATTTTGATGCTTATTATTCAGGCCTTGATAAGTGGGTGCAGGCCGATATTGCCAAAAGTGCACTGGATAAGGCCCGAGGCAATATGCAACAGGTTAACATGTTTCAGAGCCAGCTTTATAATAAAAAGAAAACCTTGAATAAATATCGAATGGAGCGTCACCGGAAATTCACGCTGTCGATTGCCGTGCTCATTTTCTTTTTTATCGGGGCGCCGTTAGGAGCAATTATTCGAAAAGGAGGATTGGGAATGCCGGTTGTTGTATCGATTTTCCTGTTTATATTGTATTATATTGTTTCCATGAGTGGCGAAAAAACCGCGCGCGAAGATGTTTGGGCAATGTTTAACGGCATGTGGTTTTCTTCCTATATATTTCTACCCATTGGCGTTTGGTTAACGTATAAAGCAGCTACCGACTCAGCTATCATGACGGCTGAAACTTATACAAAGTTTTTTGCCCGTTTGGGACTTGGGAGGTTTTTCAAGAAAAAGAAATCAAACGATTAG
- a CDS encoding (Fe-S)-binding protein: MQIDVFIPCFIDQFYPETAGNFVSLLEKVGCDVKYNPKQTCCGQPAFNSGYWKEAKTVATKFLEDFELANMVVAPSASCTGFIRNYYHKLFEDDEELLRKSNKTRKKVFEFTDFLVNHLKETELGATFNHKVTFHDSCAGLREYGIKEEPRKLLSAVQGLELVEMEKLETCCGFGGTFAAKFHNISTAMTEQKVEHALKTGAEYIVSTEASCLMNMDAYIKKQKLPIKTIHLVDVLASRS; the protein is encoded by the coding sequence ATGCAAATCGATGTTTTTATTCCTTGTTTTATTGATCAGTTTTATCCTGAAACTGCTGGAAACTTTGTAAGCCTGCTGGAAAAGGTAGGGTGCGATGTGAAATATAATCCAAAACAAACTTGTTGTGGACAACCGGCTTTTAATAGTGGATATTGGAAAGAGGCAAAAACTGTTGCAACAAAGTTTCTGGAAGATTTTGAATTGGCAAACATGGTTGTAGCCCCTTCAGCTTCATGTACAGGCTTTATTCGGAACTATTATCATAAATTGTTTGAAGACGACGAAGAGTTGCTCAGAAAGTCGAATAAGACCCGCAAAAAGGTTTTTGAGTTTACCGACTTTTTGGTGAACCACTTAAAGGAGACGGAACTTGGGGCGACTTTTAATCATAAAGTTACTTTTCACGATTCGTGTGCAGGTTTGCGCGAATATGGTATTAAAGAAGAGCCCCGGAAGTTGTTAAGTGCAGTACAGGGTTTGGAGTTGGTTGAAATGGAAAAGCTTGAGACCTGTTGTGGCTTTGGGGGGACATTTGCAGCAAAATTCCATAACATTTCAACGGCAATGACAGAGCAAAAGGTTGAACATGCACTAAAAACCGGCGCCGAATATATTGTATCTACTGAAGCTTCTTGCCTGATGAATATGGATGCCTACATTAAAAAACAGAAACTTCCTATAAAAACCATTCATTTGGTTGATGTACTGGCATCTCGTAGCTAG
- a CDS encoding START-like domain-containing protein: MTSKVKINLEYLINCSPKVLYNRLSTASGLTEWFADDVRVRGKRYTFIWDGSEQTAEMTLHKENRLVRFNWVDEDEDTYFEFKIARDELTNDVSLLITDFAEEDEVDETRGLWNSQVADLKHVLGS, encoded by the coding sequence ATGACTAGTAAAGTAAAAATCAACCTGGAATATTTAATTAACTGTTCGCCGAAGGTACTTTATAACAGACTAAGCACTGCGTCGGGGTTAACCGAATGGTTTGCCGACGATGTTCGCGTTCGGGGGAAACGATATACGTTTATTTGGGACGGATCGGAGCAAACTGCAGAAATGACACTTCATAAAGAAAATCGTTTAGTAAGGTTTAACTGGGTAGATGAAGATGAGGATACGTATTTTGAATTTAAGATCGCGCGTGATGAGCTTACCAATGACGTTTCGCTTTTGATAACAGATTTCGCTGAAGAAGATGAAGTTGATGAAACCCGTGGTTTGTGGAATTCGCAAGTTGCTGATTTGAAACATGTATTAGGTTCCTGA
- a CDS encoding glycosyltransferase codes for MNILQVTNKVPFPTRDGGAIACMNLTKGFAQQGCKVTVLAMNTLKHHVHLDEIPEEIKQMATFRLVDVPAKINALAALINLIFSRKPYNAVRFIDENFSKALVDLLTKNQFDIIQLEGLYVCPYIPLIRKHSNAKVVYRAHNVEFEIWERAAKLSRGLKKLYLQNLSKRIKRFEIDLLNTYDILVPITARDGKMLDSLGNVKDKQVSQTGIDSSVVVQDTSSLEFPSLFHIGSLDWAPNQEGILWFIENCWHEIHKKYPDLRFYVAGRNAPQWLIQKLNVEGVVFKGEVTDAYRFMNSKAIMIVPLFSGSGMRIKIIEGMALGKSIVSTSLGAEGIDVADGENILLANDATGFVEAVTGLLEDGDSFERIGRNATLFIQQNFNNLAISKKLIGFYKQYIK; via the coding sequence ATGAACATATTGCAGGTAACAAATAAGGTTCCGTTTCCAACCAGGGATGGTGGAGCCATAGCCTGTATGAATTTAACAAAAGGGTTTGCACAGCAGGGATGTAAGGTAACCGTGCTGGCGATGAACACCTTGAAACATCATGTTCATTTGGATGAAATTCCTGAAGAAATAAAGCAAATGGCAACATTTCGGTTGGTAGATGTTCCGGCTAAAATAAATGCGCTTGCTGCTTTGATAAATCTAATCTTTTCGCGAAAACCCTACAATGCTGTTCGTTTTATCGATGAGAACTTTAGTAAAGCGCTGGTTGATTTGTTAACCAAAAATCAATTTGATATTATTCAGTTAGAAGGACTTTATGTTTGTCCGTACATTCCGTTAATACGAAAGCATTCCAATGCAAAGGTGGTTTATCGTGCGCATAATGTGGAGTTTGAAATTTGGGAAAGAGCCGCAAAATTATCGCGAGGATTAAAGAAATTATACCTACAAAATCTTTCAAAAAGGATTAAAAGGTTTGAGATTGATTTGCTGAACACATACGATATATTAGTTCCGATTACTGCCCGAGATGGCAAGATGTTGGATTCGTTGGGAAACGTAAAAGACAAACAGGTTTCTCAAACCGGAATCGATTCATCGGTTGTTGTTCAGGATACATCCAGTTTGGAATTTCCATCGCTATTTCATATCGGATCGCTGGACTGGGCACCAAACCAGGAAGGTATTTTGTGGTTTATTGAAAACTGCTGGCATGAGATTCATAAAAAGTATCCTGATTTGCGATTTTATGTCGCCGGACGAAACGCACCACAATGGTTAATTCAAAAGCTAAATGTTGAAGGTGTAGTTTTTAAAGGAGAAGTTACCGATGCCTATCGGTTTATGAATTCGAAGGCAATTATGATTGTCCCACTTTTTTCAGGAAGCGGTATGCGAATAAAGATTATTGAAGGGATGGCACTTGGCAAAAGTATTGTGTCAACATCGTTAGGCGCAGAAGGAATTGATGTTGCTGATGGCGAAAATATTTTACTGGCTAACGATGCAACCGGCTTTGTTGAGGCTGTTACCGGCTTGCTTGAAGACGGCGACAGTTTTGAGCGTATTGGAAGGAATGCCACTCTTTTTATCCAGCAGAATTTTAATAATTTAGCGATATCGAAAAAGCTAATCGGATTTTACAAACAATACATTAAATGA
- a CDS encoding ABC transporter ATP-binding protein, whose protein sequence is MAEPIIQLVNLTKKYGDFTAVNRLDLSVGKGEIFGLLGPNGAGKSTSILMMLGLTEPSSGEVYVCGINSTTHPIEVKTKVGYLPEDVGFYDDHSGLENLVYTALLNGFSKNEADKNARELIKRVGLENEMNKKTGKYSKGMRQRLGLADVLIKNPEVIILDEPTSGIDPKGVQEFLNLIVELRDEHEISVLFSSHNLHQVQQVCDRVGIFVEGKLLAEGDIESLTKQLFTHGMYLIELGIAKTSTQKNGEFNAASLKQILDSVPGIQKVVQQNDVFQVECERDISPAIAKRIVEANLDLNFLNRKEYGLDAIYNRYFEGGINHA, encoded by the coding sequence GTGGCTGAACCAATTATTCAACTGGTTAATTTAACCAAAAAGTATGGAGATTTTACGGCCGTTAACCGGCTGGATCTGAGTGTAGGGAAGGGAGAAATCTTTGGTTTGCTGGGGCCGAACGGAGCCGGAAAATCGACTTCAATTTTAATGATGTTGGGACTCACTGAGCCTAGCTCTGGAGAGGTGTATGTTTGTGGAATCAATTCAACGACTCATCCAATTGAGGTAAAAACAAAAGTCGGGTATCTGCCCGAAGATGTTGGCTTTTACGACGATCATTCGGGGCTTGAGAACCTGGTATATACAGCTCTTTTAAATGGTTTTTCAAAAAACGAAGCGGATAAAAATGCCCGAGAGTTGATAAAAAGGGTTGGACTGGAAAACGAGATGAATAAAAAAACAGGGAAATACTCGAAAGGAATGCGCCAACGTCTGGGATTAGCCGATGTGCTGATAAAAAATCCGGAGGTGATTATTCTGGATGAACCAACATCGGGAATCGATCCGAAAGGAGTGCAGGAATTTTTAAACTTGATTGTGGAGCTTCGGGATGAGCATGAGATAAGCGTGTTGTTTTCGTCGCATAATTTGCATCAGGTTCAGCAGGTTTGCGATCGGGTGGGCATTTTTGTGGAAGGTAAATTGCTGGCCGAAGGAGATATCGAGTCGCTTACAAAACAATTATTTACGCACGGCATGTATCTGATAGAGCTGGGGATTGCAAAAACTTCAACCCAAAAGAATGGGGAATTTAATGCGGCTTCGCTCAAACAGATTTTAGATTCGGTGCCGGGTATTCAAAAAGTAGTTCAGCAAAACGATGTTTTTCAGGTAGAGTGTGAACGTGATATTTCGCCGGCAATTGCCAAACGAATTGTGGAGGCAAACCTGGACTTGAATTTTCTGAACCGCAAAGAGTACGGACTGGATGCCATTTATAACCGTTATTTTGAAGGAGGAATAAATCATGCATGA